A genomic window from Plasmodium malariae genome assembly, chromosome: 10 includes:
- the MRScyt gene encoding methionine--tRNA ligase, putative produces the protein MILYPHKYFSNTVKCMLAAHIYNFCVELCDDFFYTRSFDVEKSLIINKKPLLLYENNFISSTKAICFLFHRLRNENKKSVDEKLRLYLTWVEWSELLEKNIEVLNKNNIIESLDELELYLTENKNKDFICSGNGSDDGENKPSLADVFVYTSLKHSNIEICKESWVNISNYIEKLNNLTDIQKVIKNVENIYKFKNIYNLFISKIHEKNMNAYIKNEKFYITTAINYVNGDPHIGHAYEIVLADVIARYHKNIGRDTFFTTGADEHGMKIANQAARNNMTPKELCDMNVLKFIELNNILNVDVDYYVRTTRDEHKKIAQEIWNICEKNGDIYLGEYEGWYNVREETYVTENEAKLMNYMDLMNNVKLEKMKEPSYFFKMSKYQDRLIEYIHNNPDFIQPEQKRNEILQRLKEPLEDLSCSRTKFTWGIAVPSDSKHVMYVWMDALLNYYSSCFMNEEKVKYWPVDVHIIGKDIAWFHTVIFPTILMSANIELSKRVFSHGFVLAADGKKMSKSLGNVINPVEIIDTYGSDAFRFHVIKESKRGFDLRFDIDNLIDMCNSDLADTIGNLVQRTLSLCQLSNDSKIPPLFKEYNIDLPFSLLYFINRVEYYMKSFCVQKCCEKTVNVCKDLNKYLTDLAPWKYKDEDKNKKLHIIRIMLESIYFIAHYLDIIVPSISSQIFKKLNAPKKCIVDLNPWLNNLQEGVLINNDHILFKKFEVESAKIKIQKVIMRVCKITNIIKNEELLKATVCEIEVDHEKYPAVLYQPYQPNFVNTLTVAVLNIKPITINNVTVSAIIPHVHNELFSFSPQENIPTGTLVNAKNYKTLVKQRDNLTKKEVNSLELSIINSNCFFEKTIPMVFASPDGKPFYHATQKNGPLKFF, from the coding sequence atgaTATTGTACCcgcataaatatttttcaaacaCAGTAAAATGCATGCTTGCTGCGCACATATATAACTTCTGTGTTGAACTGTGTGATGACTTTTTTTATACGAGGAGTTTTGATGTTGAAAAaagtttaataataaataaaaagccATTACTTTTATATGAGAACAACTTTATTAGTTCTACAAAAgcaatatgttttttattccaTCGATTACgaaatgaaaataagaaaagtgTAGATGAGAAACTTcgtttatatttaacatgGGTCGAATGGAGTGAACTATTGGAAAAGAATATTGaagttttaaataaaaataatattattgaaaGTTTAGATGAGTTGGAGCTCTATTTAactgaaaataaaaataaagattttATATGTAGCGGAAATGGTAGCGACGATGGGGAAAATAAGCCATCCCTTGCGGATGTTTTTGTATACACATCATTGAAACATTcaaatattgaaatatgCAAAGAAAGCTGGGTGAATATTAGTAATTacattgaaaaattaaataatttaactgATATacaaaaagttataaaaaacgtggaaaatatatataaatttaaaaatatatacaatttatttatttcaaaaattcatgaaaaaaatatgaatgcatatataaaaaatgagaaattttatattacaacTGCTATTAATTATGTTAACGGGGATCCACATATTGGTCATGCATATGAAATAGTTTTAGCTGATGTTATTGCAAGATATCATAAAAACATAGGAAGAGATACCTTCTTTACAACAGGTGCTGATGAGCATGGTATGAAAATAGCAAATCAAGCAGCAAGAAATAATATGACTCCGAAAGAATTATGTGATATGAATGTGTTAAAATTTatagaattaaataatattttaaatgtcgATGTAGATTATTATGTTAGGACAACACGTGATGAACACAAAAAGATAGCTCAGGAAATATGGAATATTTGTGAAAAGAATggagatatatatttaggtGAATATGAAGGATGGTATAATGTTAGAGAAGAAACATATGTAACAGAAAATGAAGcaaaattaatgaattatatgGATCTAatgaataatgtaaaattagaaaaaatgaaagaaccgtcttatttttttaaaatgtcaAAATATCAAGATAGATTAATagaatacatacataataatcCTGATTTTATTCAACCAGAGcagaaaagaaatgaaatattacAAAGATTAAAGGAACCATTAGAAGATTTATCCTGTAGTAGAACTAAATTCACATGGGGAATTGCAGTTCCAAGTGATTCAAAACAtgttatgtatgtatggatGGATGCATtactaaattattattctaGTTGTTTTATGaatgaagaaaaagtaaaatattggCCAGTAGATGTTCATATAATTGGAAAAGATATTGCATGGTTTCATACTGTAATTTTCCCAACTATATTAATGTCAGCTAATATTGAATTATCAAAAAGGGTATTTTCTCATGGGTTTGTATTAGCTGCAGATGGAAAGAAAATGTCCAAATCATTAGGAAATGTAATTAATCCTGTGGAAATTATAGATACTTATGGTTCGGATGCATTTCGTTTTCATGTAATAAAAGAATCTAAGAGAGGTTTCGATCTACGATTTGATATCGACAATTTAATTGATATGTGTAATTCTGATTTAGCAGATACTATTGGCAATTTAGTTCAAAGGACATTATCCTTATGTCAGTTATCAAACGATTCAAAAATCCCTCCATTATtcaaagaatataatattgatTTACCCTTTAgcctattatattttattaacagagtagaatattatatgaaatctTTTTGTGTTCAGAAATGTTGTGAGAAAACAGTTAATGTGTGCAAAGATTTGAACAAATATCTCACGGATTTAGCTCCATGGAAATACAAAgatgaagataaaaataaaaagttacatattataagaataatgttagaatctatttattttattgcaCATTATTTAGATATTATAGTACCATCAATTTCTtcacaaatatttaaaaaattaaatgcaCCCAAAAAATGTATTGTTGATTTGAATCCATGgttaaataatttacaagAAGGGGTTCTCATAAATAAtgatcatattttatttaaaaaatttgaagtGGAAagtgcaaaaataaaaattcagaAGGTTATTATGAGAGTTTGTAAAAttactaatattataaaaaatgaagaattacTGAAAGCAACCGTATGTGAGATAGAAGTGGATCATGAAAAATATCCCGCTGTTTTGTATCAACCCTACCAAccaaattttgttaataccTTAACCGTTGCAGTACTTAATATTAAACCAATTACCATAAATAATGTTACTGTTAGTGCTATTATTCCGCATGTTCATAATGAACTTTTCTCGTTTTCTCCCCAGGAAAATATTCCTACTGGTACACTAGTAAATGCCAAAAATTATAAGACACTTGTAAAGCAAAGGGACAATTTAACTAAGAAAGAAGTAAACTCCTTAGAATTATCtattattaatagtaatTGTTTTTTTGAGAAAACAATACCAATGGTTTTTGCATCACCTGATGGTAAGCCCTTTTATCACGCCACACAGAAGAACGGGCcgctaaaatttttttaa